A genome region from Vallitalea okinawensis includes the following:
- a CDS encoding Ig-like domain-containing protein: MNRTFSKRLCIMLFISIILIVGSRFESLSEEIGEINFLYATQNNIKHFDIDDRLWIVWDEADNAESYLVRITNLDTQYFEEYYTTYEEKSFAIEDIGGKGSYQINVDAKDDDDHIVATGKVDIILNVQMSNIAPSNNDLVKLVRDEKLEITYSGYSRDDDAYRIKIIDTNTEDIIIDDITNKKSYQIDNLEFQEESTYYKMWVAAYDDDRIVAENIVYFYVTVVEPQSPKDIFIEPSQIVLNTNEKEKLTVNIDPNSVEVEEANIIWASSDESVAKVDRQSGKVTAIGKGTAIITAKTYNGKLATCIITVLNNEPKEISIEPAQVILHINEVENLLLDITPASINEKDIDIVWVSTNKSVATVDLCAGVVTAVGIGTAEIIVETYNGKTDTCTVRVLESALKEPKEILIEPSQIILNIGDVENLLTQITPSLIDEDEAGIVWVSTDKNVATVDQVTGEVTAIGVGTAIIVAETYNGITDTCIVRVLDREP, translated from the coding sequence ATGAATAGAACATTTAGCAAAAGATTATGTATCATGTTATTTATATCAATAATTTTGATAGTCGGTAGTCGATTTGAATCACTCTCAGAGGAGATTGGTGAAATCAATTTTTTATATGCTACTCAAAATAATATTAAGCATTTTGATATAGATGATAGACTTTGGATAGTTTGGGATGAAGCAGATAATGCAGAGAGTTATTTAGTTCGTATAACCAATCTAGATACGCAGTATTTTGAAGAATATTATACCACATATGAAGAAAAATCCTTTGCAATTGAGGATATCGGAGGAAAAGGTTCCTATCAAATCAATGTTGATGCTAAGGATGATGATGACCATATAGTTGCAACTGGTAAAGTGGATATTATTCTAAATGTACAGATGAGCAATATAGCCCCCTCAAATAACGATTTAGTTAAATTAGTTAGAGATGAGAAACTAGAAATAACCTATTCGGGATATAGTCGTGATGACGATGCTTATAGAATAAAAATTATAGATACAAATACAGAAGATATAATCATTGATGATATAACGAATAAAAAGAGCTATCAAATTGATAATTTAGAATTTCAAGAGGAATCTACATATTATAAGATGTGGGTAGCGGCTTATGATGACGATAGAATCGTAGCCGAGAATATAGTTTACTTCTATGTAACCGTAGTTGAACCACAATCACCTAAAGATATATTTATTGAGCCGTCACAAATAGTGTTAAACACGAATGAAAAAGAAAAATTAACTGTAAATATAGATCCAAACTCAGTTGAGGTAGAAGAAGCTAATATAATATGGGCTAGCTCTGATGAGAGCGTAGCTAAGGTAGATCGGCAGTCAGGAAAAGTAACCGCAATAGGAAAAGGTACAGCTATCATAACAGCTAAGACATACAATGGGAAATTGGCTACATGTATTATTACTGTATTGAATAATGAACCAAAAGAAATATCAATTGAGCCGGCACAAGTAATTTTACATATTAATGAAGTGGAGAATTTACTCTTAGACATTACACCTGCTTCGATTAATGAAAAAGATATAGATATAGTTTGGGTCAGTACAAACAAAAGTGTAGCTACAGTAGATTTATGTGCTGGAGTAGTAACTGCTGTTGGTATAGGTACTGCAGAAATAATTGTTGAGACATATAATGGGAAAACAGATACATGTACTGTTAGAGTATTGGAATCAGCGCTTAAAGAACCTAAAGAGATATTGATAGAACCATCCCAAATAATTTTAAATATTGGTGATGTGGAAAATTTATTAACCCAAATAACACCAAGTTTAATTGATGAAGATGAAGCCGGTATTGTATGGGTCAGTACTGATAAGAATGTAGCTACTGTAGATCAAGTCACAGGAGAAGTAACTGCTATTGGAGTAGGAACAGCAATAATAGTTGCCGAAACATATAATGGGATTACTGATACCTGCATTGTGAGAGTATTAGATAGGGAGCCTTAA
- a CDS encoding M56 family metallopeptidase, with amino-acid sequence MNDTIEVLIAMSLSASIIAIILFTATPIIKKHFSKAWLYYIWLIVILRLLVPYTPQVNVMNSVYSDIEELAITEDIKNTILNEDDRILPYDKLQNTNEIASKTVVSDVVLFIYNHLFLIWFMIMLILLIQKVTCYRSFIGYVKSGRELVRDRDTLILFSKVCKEVGIKVQPQLYTNKVISSPMLIGVFKPFIIIPEAQIPEEHLQYIFLHELMHQKKFDIIYKWLMQLALCVHWFNPIVHLIAKEINKICEFACDESLLALQDEKNKKAYGDTLIYSLEIAGAYNDQIISMNLSQDGQLLKDRLIAINKFTSRTQSNSLISIILACVCIMSSLWIGVYPMNAAVQEGDQSYQELITRNDVNRCALEIMQRTGNWRYVEPLFKHMTSKGVEDVVSLYIQKTGNYNRTRTAARYMDNTKRGINFEGSQSINKTYEALAYELIDETEDIYSSIAIFEFMDESQVDQLVIEYISKTKEIRKVYEVYEYMSTDAIDKVVIDYMTHTEDEESIVGLMPFMSDSSMEKISKWMKEVNQYEE; translated from the coding sequence ATGAACGATACAATAGAAGTATTAATAGCCATGTCTCTTTCAGCAAGTATTATAGCTATAATCCTATTTACAGCGACGCCAATCATAAAGAAGCATTTTTCTAAAGCATGGCTATATTACATATGGTTAATTGTTATTTTACGTCTATTAGTACCTTACACACCACAAGTTAATGTAATGAATTCTGTTTATAGTGATATAGAAGAACTGGCCATTACAGAAGATATAAAAAATACTATCCTTAATGAGGATGACAGAATACTACCCTACGATAAACTTCAAAATACCAACGAAATTGCATCAAAGACAGTAGTATCAGATGTTGTCCTATTTATTTATAATCATTTATTTCTGATTTGGTTCATGATTATGCTCATATTGTTAATCCAGAAAGTCACTTGCTATCGAAGTTTCATAGGTTATGTGAAGTCAGGTAGAGAGTTAGTAAGAGATCGTGATACATTAATACTCTTTTCTAAAGTATGTAAAGAAGTAGGGATTAAAGTACAACCACAACTGTATACCAATAAGGTAATCAGTTCTCCCATGCTCATAGGTGTATTTAAACCCTTTATTATTATACCAGAAGCACAAATACCTGAAGAACATTTACAATACATATTTCTGCATGAGCTGATGCATCAAAAGAAGTTTGATATTATCTATAAGTGGTTAATGCAATTAGCTCTTTGTGTTCATTGGTTTAATCCTATTGTACACTTGATTGCTAAAGAAATTAATAAGATTTGTGAGTTTGCCTGTGATGAAAGTTTACTGGCATTGCAAGATGAAAAGAATAAGAAAGCTTATGGAGACACGCTTATCTATTCTTTGGAAATAGCAGGAGCGTATAATGATCAAATTATCTCCATGAATCTGAGCCAAGATGGTCAATTATTAAAGGATCGTTTGATAGCGATAAACAAATTTACTAGTAGAACTCAATCAAATAGTTTGATATCAATTATACTAGCGTGTGTATGTATTATGAGTTCTTTATGGATTGGTGTTTATCCTATGAATGCTGCAGTGCAGGAGGGGGACCAATCCTATCAGGAATTAATAACTAGAAATGATGTAAATAGATGTGCATTAGAGATTATGCAAAGGACTGGTAATTGGAGGTATGTTGAACCCCTATTTAAGCATATGACCTCAAAGGGTGTTGAAGACGTTGTTTCACTCTATATACAAAAGACAGGAAATTATAATAGGACAAGAACTGCAGCTAGATATATGGATAATACCAAGAGGGGAATCAATTTTGAAGGATCACAATCAATTAACAAAACATACGAAGCATTGGCCTATGAGTTAATTGATGAAACTGAAGATATATATAGTTCTATAGCAATATTTGAGTTCATGGATGAAAGTCAAGTTGATCAGTTAGTTATTGAGTACATAAGTAAAACAAAGGAAATTAGAAAAGTATACGAAGTCTATGAATATATGAGTACAGATGCAATTGATAAGGTTGTTATCGACTATATGACTCATACTGAAGATGAGGAAAGCATAGTTGGTTTAATGCCTTTTATGAGTGACAGTAGCATGGAGAAAATATCAAAATGGATGAAGGAGGTCAATCAGTATGAAGAATAG
- a CDS encoding BlaI/MecI/CopY family transcriptional regulator gives MLQINKISDSELEVIKVLWESQCSMSAIEITEKLNKNMGWENSTVRTLIRRLNQKGFLVQEKKENTQMGRKKVFYYLSAVSQEEYMKETTREFVKKTYRGNAKNLVASLFQNKLLSKDDIKELKSFWEQEGD, from the coding sequence ATGCTTCAAATCAATAAAATATCCGATTCTGAACTTGAAGTCATAAAAGTGTTGTGGGAAAGTCAATGTTCAATGTCTGCTATTGAAATTACTGAAAAGCTTAATAAGAATATGGGGTGGGAGAACTCTACTGTCAGAACCCTTATTCGGAGACTGAACCAAAAAGGGTTTCTAGTTCAAGAAAAGAAAGAAAACACCCAAATGGGGCGAAAAAAAGTCTTCTACTATTTATCTGCAGTTAGTCAAGAGGAATACATGAAGGAAACGACAAGGGAATTTGTTAAGAAAACATATAGGGGTAATGCAAAAAATCTTGTAGCTAGCTTGTTTCAAAACAAGCTTTTATCCAAGGATGATATAAAGGAGCTTAAATCATTTTGGGAGCAAGAAGGTGATTAA
- a CDS encoding DUF202 domain-containing protein, with the protein MIQNIKKDAEVYAFERESLILRDLLATDRTFLANERTFLAYVRTALSIIAAGAGFIKLFEILIIQYIGYFLLPLGFIIGIIGVVRFIKVNRELKKIKNNANYHIE; encoded by the coding sequence ATGATACAAAATATCAAAAAAGACGCAGAAGTTTATGCATTTGAAAGAGAATCCCTTATATTACGTGACTTACTAGCTACCGATCGAACTTTTTTGGCAAATGAAAGAACTTTTTTAGCTTATGTACGTACAGCATTAAGCATTATTGCTGCGGGAGCTGGTTTTATTAAGTTATTTGAGATTCTAATTATCCAATACATTGGTTATTTTTTATTACCATTAGGTTTTATAATTGGTATAATTGGTGTAGTTCGTTTCATTAAGGTGAATCGTGAGTTGAAGAAGATAAAAAATAACGCTAACTATCATATTGAATAA
- a CDS encoding DMT family transporter, whose product MTNKQKSILYMLISAFGFSLMGVFVKLTGDIPVIQKAIFRTSTIMIFSFIMLRVSNLQFKDIKHHKLLLMRSILGTVGILLNYYALDNLILSDANTLFRLSTVFLIIFCWIFLNEKLTLKQLLMIIVAFIGVVFIMKPALNVSVIPYLVAILGAAFAAGAYTTLRALGGREHPLLIVFYFSVFTTVILGPYVILNYTPMSSTQLVYAILAGLCAGIGQVGVTVAYKLAPAKEVSIYNYFSVIFSGIFSIIIFDSVPDGLSIIGYIIIFGTSYYMYKQNN is encoded by the coding sequence ATGACCAATAAACAAAAAAGTATACTATACATGTTGATTTCAGCTTTTGGTTTTTCTTTAATGGGTGTTTTCGTTAAATTGACAGGTGATATACCTGTTATACAAAAAGCAATCTTTAGAACCAGCACCATCATGATTTTCTCTTTTATCATGCTAAGAGTCAGTAATCTTCAATTTAAAGATATTAAACATCATAAGTTATTATTAATGCGCTCTATTCTTGGAACAGTTGGTATTTTACTCAATTACTATGCCTTGGATAATCTGATTTTATCTGATGCCAACACACTTTTCCGTTTGAGCACAGTTTTCTTGATTATATTTTGTTGGATTTTCTTAAATGAAAAACTTACACTTAAACAATTACTAATGATTATCGTTGCATTCATAGGTGTTGTATTTATAATGAAGCCAGCACTCAATGTAAGTGTAATACCTTATCTAGTCGCTATTTTAGGTGCTGCTTTTGCAGCAGGAGCCTATACAACTTTAAGAGCTTTAGGTGGAAGAGAGCACCCACTTTTAATAGTATTCTATTTCTCTGTCTTTACCACTGTGATATTGGGGCCTTATGTCATTTTAAACTACACACCTATGTCAAGTACTCAGCTTGTCTATGCAATATTGGCAGGATTATGTGCAGGTATTGGCCAAGTAGGTGTAACAGTAGCCTATAAATTAGCACCTGCAAAAGAAGTCTCAATCTATAATTATTTTAGCGTTATATTTTCGGGAATATTTAGCATCATTATCTTTGATAGTGTTCCCGATGGATTAAGCATTATTGGGTATATCATCATATTTGGAACGTCTTATTATATGTATAAGCAGAATAATTAA
- a CDS encoding diaminopimelate dehydrogenase — translation MNKIRIGIVGYGNIGKGVEAAIKQNDDIELVAVFTRRIPETLNIQTQEANVVHMDEIDNYQQAIDVMILCGGSATDLPVQGPRVATLYNTVDSFDTHARIPEYFTSVDEAAKAFGKVGVISVGWDPGLFSMIRMIAGSILPQGQDYTFWGKGVSQGHSDAIRRVEGVKNGIQYTIPIKDAVDKVRNGENPIFTTREKHLRECYVVAEEGADQSQIEATIKAMPNYFADYDTVVHFISEEELHANHGQMPHGGFVFRTGETGEGNQQLVEFSLKLDSNAEFTASVLVAYARAAYKMAKEGISGAKTVFDIPLAYLSPKSSAELRKDLL, via the coding sequence ATGAATAAAATAAGAATAGGTATTGTTGGATATGGTAATATAGGAAAAGGTGTTGAAGCTGCTATTAAGCAAAATGATGACATCGAACTTGTGGCAGTGTTTACTAGAAGAATACCAGAGACATTAAATATTCAGACACAAGAAGCAAATGTAGTACATATGGATGAGATTGATAATTATCAACAGGCTATCGATGTTATGATTTTATGCGGTGGTTCAGCAACAGATTTACCAGTACAGGGTCCCAGAGTAGCAACCCTATATAATACAGTAGATAGCTTTGATACCCATGCTAGAATACCTGAATATTTTACTTCAGTAGATGAAGCAGCAAAGGCATTTGGAAAAGTAGGAGTTATATCTGTAGGTTGGGATCCAGGCTTATTTTCCATGATTCGTATGATAGCTGGATCCATATTACCTCAGGGACAGGATTATACCTTCTGGGGTAAAGGTGTGAGTCAAGGTCATTCTGATGCGATAAGAAGAGTTGAGGGTGTAAAAAATGGAATACAATACACAATTCCTATAAAAGATGCTGTTGATAAAGTGAGGAATGGAGAAAATCCTATATTTACAACTAGAGAAAAACATTTGAGAGAATGCTATGTAGTTGCTGAAGAAGGTGCTGATCAAAGTCAAATTGAAGCTACAATCAAAGCCATGCCAAACTATTTTGCTGATTATGATACTGTCGTTCACTTTATATCCGAAGAAGAGTTACATGCAAACCATGGACAAATGCCACATGGTGGTTTTGTTTTCCGAACAGGTGAAACAGGAGAAGGTAATCAGCAATTAGTTGAATTCTCACTTAAACTAGATAGTAATGCAGAATTTACAGCCAGTGTACTTGTGGCTTATGCTAGAGCAGCTTATAAAATGGCTAAGGAAGGTATAAGCGGTGCTAAAACAGTATTTGATATACCACTTGCATATCTATCTCCTAAAAGTAGTGCTGAGCTTAGAAAAGATCTATTATAG
- a CDS encoding AraC family transcriptional regulator, translated as MKAHTCFTIEQHEDMTFPFSIYKNPINKNKRLLPHYHESFEIIYISKGSMHLKIGNDTFIATKGEIYFSNLYQLHSVEPFDNIEGEFYAFVFDKKIITQVNTSIHYQQYIIPFLQGEHRFPVSIDPSYPDYERLTKSITEILQEYMEKKIGYEICISSEIEKLLILLTRYNKYINHEYLEISQINKEIIDKMWLYIKEKYHQKITLDGISAALYINKYHFCRVIKKLTGSSFTQLLALYRIQQAINLLSTTDLPINSIVEECGFTNQSYFNRMYIKYVGEKPSQTRKRIIYNKSMTT; from the coding sequence ATGAAAGCACATACATGTTTTACTATTGAGCAACACGAAGATATGACCTTCCCATTTAGTATCTACAAAAATCCAATTAATAAGAACAAGCGCTTATTACCTCATTATCACGAAAGTTTTGAAATCATCTATATTAGCAAAGGTAGTATGCATCTTAAAATTGGGAATGATACCTTTATCGCCACTAAAGGAGAAATCTACTTTTCTAACTTATATCAATTACATTCAGTTGAACCATTCGATAATATTGAAGGAGAATTTTATGCCTTTGTCTTTGATAAAAAAATTATTACTCAAGTTAATACAAGTATCCATTACCAACAATACATAATTCCTTTTTTACAAGGAGAACATCGCTTTCCCGTATCTATAGATCCATCTTATCCTGATTATGAAAGATTAACAAAGTCAATTACAGAAATCTTACAAGAGTATATGGAGAAAAAAATCGGTTATGAAATCTGTATATCTTCTGAAATCGAAAAACTTTTAATTCTTCTAACTCGTTACAACAAATACATCAATCATGAGTACTTAGAAATTAGCCAGATTAACAAAGAAATTATTGATAAAATGTGGTTGTATATAAAAGAAAAATACCATCAAAAAATAACTCTTGACGGTATTTCAGCTGCACTATATATAAATAAGTATCATTTTTGTCGTGTAATAAAAAAACTTACAGGTAGTTCCTTTACTCAACTATTAGCATTATATCGTATTCAACAAGCTATTAATTTACTTTCTACAACTGACCTTCCAATCAATTCTATTGTTGAAGAATGTGGTTTTACAAACCAAAGTTATTTTAATCGGATGTATATTAAATATGTTGGCGAAAAGCCTTCTCAAACAAGAAAACGGATTATTTACAATAAGTCAATGACTACTTAA
- a CDS encoding MGH1-like glycoside hydrolase domain-containing protein: MEKQMIQDVDEVKPSNCKIKLKDYCVKDFRGKINKNKLITQVETVLTHIRDRGVLYQNGKDVVTGYAYGELYDWDLYFEMLFLSYFGISKYCRNGVEMFLDQQHESGFIARTMGNEYPKPRHHFKPFLAQTALLGSRQENDYRWLKGKYYHQLKAYLEYWFWQCDNDKNGLCYWDGSDHSGMDNQKLRLGYDGVMLYEGVDLNCYLVRELLAMSELAGELGYEDDVIAYSSHAKELTIKIDEVFWDEEDGFYYDRNEKTGALNRIKSIAGFMPLWLDGIKPERIERIIKEHLLNPNEFWLEYPVATWSKDEVGYYQEREDGECTWMGATWIPTNYIIVQGLIKHGYQETAKQLAEKTFELVISESSTREYYNGETGVGQGLNPFWGWSSLGYILPFEFEESYSPSELARKDFVRFSDVSIRF, translated from the coding sequence ATGGAAAAACAAATGATTCAAGATGTAGATGAAGTAAAACCTTCTAATTGTAAAATTAAATTGAAGGATTATTGTGTCAAAGATTTTAGAGGCAAAATTAATAAGAACAAATTAATCACTCAAGTAGAAACAGTCCTAACGCACATAAGAGATAGAGGGGTGTTATACCAAAACGGTAAAGATGTAGTAACAGGTTATGCATATGGTGAATTATACGACTGGGATTTATATTTTGAAATGCTATTTCTATCCTATTTCGGGATTTCAAAGTATTGCAGGAATGGTGTTGAAATGTTCTTGGATCAACAACATGAAAGTGGTTTTATTGCGAGAACGATGGGTAATGAGTATCCAAAACCAAGGCACCACTTCAAGCCGTTTTTAGCTCAAACAGCCCTTCTTGGTAGTCGACAAGAAAATGATTATCGTTGGCTTAAAGGCAAATATTATCACCAATTAAAGGCATATCTTGAGTATTGGTTCTGGCAGTGTGATAATGATAAAAACGGTCTATGCTATTGGGATGGGTCAGATCACAGTGGTATGGATAATCAGAAATTAAGATTAGGTTACGATGGGGTTATGTTATATGAAGGTGTTGATCTGAACTGTTATCTTGTTAGAGAATTACTGGCAATGTCTGAATTGGCAGGAGAATTAGGCTATGAAGATGATGTAATAGCATATTCAAGTCATGCAAAAGAGTTAACTATAAAAATTGATGAAGTGTTCTGGGATGAAGAAGATGGTTTTTATTACGATCGTAATGAGAAGACTGGGGCTTTAAATAGAATTAAGTCTATTGCTGGGTTTATGCCTCTATGGTTAGATGGGATTAAACCAGAAAGAATAGAGCGTATTATTAAGGAACATCTACTAAATCCAAATGAGTTTTGGTTAGAATATCCCGTAGCAACTTGGTCTAAAGATGAAGTTGGATATTACCAAGAAAGAGAAGATGGAGAATGTACTTGGATGGGAGCAACATGGATACCTACCAACTATATTATTGTGCAAGGGCTTATTAAACACGGTTATCAAGAGACAGCTAAACAACTCGCTGAAAAAACTTTTGAATTAGTTATTAGTGAATCAAGCACAAGAGAGTATTATAATGGTGAAACAGGTGTAGGTCAAGGACTAAATCCATTTTGGGGCTGGAGTTCACTAGGTTATATCCTGCCCTTTGAATTTGAAGAATCCTATTCACCAAGTGAGTTAGCACGTAAGGATTTCGTAAGATTTAGTGATGTGAGTATAAGGTTCTAA
- a CDS encoding helix-turn-helix transcriptional regulator, translating into MQCIEDIHHKYIDYHIYNLNDQYDNKAGHSHHRFEISLILQGEGTYQINGKMYEIQAGDIYIIGNDIQHGLHVKEGCSVKNMVFHFEPRFIWAGGLDQMNRNYLRTFIGQSKSFNHRLSPELPITKMLTNLLVQCSSEFERHQLDYDLLIKSTFMTILVWINRHYAESFEVDSKRQSRVDYYRMNEVISYIHQHFMDAIRLDDLAALAHLEPSYFSKVFKEINGISPVSYINYVRIDKAIRMLRDYHCTLEQVSWKCGFKSYSNFVKIFKKIRNETPSTYRRTWHREG; encoded by the coding sequence ATGCAATGTATTGAGGATATCCATCATAAATATATCGATTATCATATATACAATCTAAATGACCAATATGATAATAAGGCTGGTCACTCCCACCATCGATTTGAAATATCCCTAATACTGCAAGGGGAGGGCACTTATCAGATTAATGGTAAGATGTATGAGATACAAGCTGGGGATATTTACATTATCGGTAATGATATACAACATGGATTACATGTAAAAGAAGGTTGTAGCGTTAAAAATATGGTTTTCCATTTTGAGCCACGATTCATATGGGCTGGTGGCTTGGATCAGATGAATCGTAATTATTTACGTACATTTATTGGACAAAGTAAATCATTTAATCATCGTTTATCTCCTGAACTCCCTATCACTAAGATGTTGACAAATTTATTAGTACAATGTTCTAGTGAATTCGAACGACATCAATTAGACTATGATTTATTAATTAAATCAACATTTATGACTATTTTAGTATGGATTAATCGTCACTATGCAGAATCATTCGAAGTGGATTCAAAGAGACAGTCGAGGGTTGATTACTATAGGATGAATGAAGTTATAAGTTATATTCATCAGCATTTTATGGATGCTATACGATTAGATGATCTTGCAGCATTAGCTCATTTAGAGCCTTCTTACTTCTCCAAGGTTTTTAAAGAGATTAATGGCATATCACCTGTAAGTTATATTAATTATGTGCGAATTGACAAAGCCATAAGAATGTTACGAGATTATCACTGCACTTTAGAACAAGTTAGTTGGAAGTGTGGTTTTAAAAGTTATTCGAATTTCGTAAAGATATTTAAAAAGATAAGAAATGAAACGCCTTCTACCTATAGACGAACATGGCATAGAGAAGGTTAG